A window of Streptomyces sp. NBC_01224 genomic DNA:
GTCGTGCTGCCGTGCCGTCCGGCGCCTCCACCGGTGCGTTCGAGGCCATTGAGCTTCGCGACGGTGACCCCAACCGATACCAGGGCAAGGGCGTCGAGAAGGCCGTCCTCGCCGTGATCGAGCAGATCGGCCCGGAGCTCGTCGGCTACGACGCGACCGAGCAGCGGCTGATCGACCAGGCGATGTTCGATCTGGACGCCACCGAGAACAAGGGCTCGCTCGGCGCCAACGCCATCCTCGGCGTCTCGCTGGCCGTCGCCCACGCCGCCTCCGAGGCCTCGGACCTGCCGCTGTTCCGCTACCTCGGTGGCCCGAACGCGCACCTGCTGCCCGTCCCGATGATGAACATCCTCAACGGTGGGTCGCACGCCGACTCCAACGTGGACATCCAGGAGTTCATGATCGCCCCGATCGGTGCGGAGTCCTTCTCCGAGGCCCTGCGCTGGGGCGCCGAGGTCTACCACACGCTGAAGAAGGTCCTGAAGACCAAGGGTCTTTCGACCGGTCTCGGCGACGAGGGCGGCTTCGCGCCGAACCTGGAGTCGAACCGCGCCGCCCTCGACCTCATCCTCGAGGCCATCAAGGAAGCCGGCTACGCCCCGGGCAAGGACATCGCGCTCGCGCTCGACGTCGCCGCGTCCGAGTTCTACAAGGACGGCAAGTACGAGTTCGAGGGCAAGTCCCGCTCGGCCGCCGAGATGACCGAGTACTACGAGGAGCTCGTCTCCGCGTATCCGCTGGTCTCCATCGAGGACCCGCTGTACGAGGACGACTGGGCCGGCTGGAACGTCATCACCGAGAAGCTCGGCGCCAAGGTGCAGATCGTCGGCGACGACCTGTTCGTCACCAACCCGGAGCGTCTGGCCCGCGGCATCGAGGAGGGCTCCGCCAACGCCCTGCTCGTCAAGGTCAACCAGATCGGTTCGCTGACCGAGACCCTGGACGCCGTCGAGCTGGCCCAGCGCAACGGCTTCAAGTGCATGATGTCCCACCGCTCCGGCGAGACCGAGGACGTCACCATCGCCGACCTCGCCGTCGCGGTGAACTGCGGTCAGATCAAGACCGGCGCCCCGGCCCGCTCGGACCGCGTCGCCAAGTACAACCAGCTGCTGCGCATCGAGGAGATCCTCGACGACGCCGCGGTGTACGCGGGCCGCTCGGCGTTCCCGCGTTTCAAGGGCTGAGCACCGGCCCTTCGAGGGCCGAAGGCCCCGGCCTCCGTCCGTCCCCGCACTCGGTCCCGTACCGTGTGCGGGGACGGACGTGCGTAATGGGGAGGCGGACACATGGCCGCGAAGGACCGGGACCGGTTCTCCACCGCGACCCGGCTGCGGCTGCTCGGCGAGCAGACCGCCGCCCGCGTCTACCGGTCGCAGAGCCGCCGTCAGGCCCGCCGCTCCCGGCTCACCGGCCGGGCGGCCTTCCTCGCCCTCGTCGTCTGCTCCCTGGTGGTCGCGCTCGCGTACCCGATGCGGCAGTACGTGTCGCAGCGGGACGAGATCGCCGACCAGGAGCGTATGGCGCAGGAGGCCGCGGCCCGCACCGAGGAGCTGCGCGACGAGAAGGCGCGCCTCCAGGACGATGCGTACATCAGGCAGCTGGCCCGCAAGCACCTGCACTACCTTCTCCCCGGGGAGACCGGTTACACGGTGGTCGACCCCGACGCGGTCAAGGAGCGCAACGGCAGGACGGACGAGTCCGGCCGGCCGTGGCACTCCAATCTCTGGGACGGCGTCGACAGCGCCGACCGCGACTGACTTTCTTCATCCATCTGCAGAACCGCAGTTCGAGCAGCCCGATCAGAACCTAGGCAGGCATGGAAACCCCCCCTCCGCAGACCGAGTCCACCGCGCCCACAGAGGCGGACATCGCCGCGTTCCAGCAGCAGCTGGGCCGCCCGCCGCGCGGGCTGCGCGCGATCGCGCACCGCTGCCCGTGCGGCAACCCGGACGTGGTCGAGACGCAGCCCCGGCTGGAGGACGGTACGCCGTTCCCGACGACGTACTACCTGACGTGCCCGCGTGCCGCGTCCGCGATCGGCACGCTGGAGGCGAACGGTGTCATGAAGGAGATGACCGAGCGCCTCGGTACGGACCCCGAGCTGGCCGCCGCGTACCGGGCCGCGCACGAGGACTACATCGCCCGGCGCGATGCCATCGAAGTCCTTGAGGGCTTCCCGAGTGCGGGGGGCATGCCGGACCGGGTGAAGTGCCTGCACGTGCTGGTCGGGCACTCGCTGGCCGCGGGGCCCGGGGTGAACCCGCTCGGCGACGAGGCGATCGCGATGCTGCCGGAGTGGTGGCGCAAGGGGCCGTGCGTGACGCCCTGCCAGTCCGTGGACGCGGGCGACGAGGCCTGACCGTTCCCGGGGGCTCCGTCCCCGGACCCCGCTCCTCGATCGCCGGAGGGGCTTGATTCCACAGGAGCATTCATGACTCGCGTGGCCGCCATCGACTGCGGTACCAACTCCATCCGTCTGCTCGTCGCCGACGCGGACCCGTCCACCGGTGAGCTCGTCGAGCTCGACCGCCGGATGGAGATCGTCCGCCTCGGCCAGGGCGTCGACCGCACCGGCCGGCTCGCGCCCGAGGCCCTGGAGCGGACGTTCTCCGCATGCCGCCAGTACGCGGAGGTGATCAAGGAGTACGGGGCGCAGAAGATACGCTTCGTCGCCACCTCAGCCTCCCGCGACGCGGAGAACAGGGACGATTTCGTCCGCGGCGTGCTGGACATCCTGGGCGTCGAGCCCGAGGTGATCAGCGGCGACCAGGAGGCGGAGTTCTCCTTCACCGGCGCCACCAAGGAGCTCGCGGGCCGAGATCACCTCGCGAAGCCGTATCTCGTTGTGGACATCGGCGGCGGCTCCACCGAGTTCGTCGTCGGCGACGACCATGTGTGGGCCGCGCGATCCGTGGACATCGGCTGCGTACGGATGACCGAGCGGCACCTCGTGCACGACGGTGTCGTGAGCGATCCGCCGACCCTCGGTCAGATCACCGCGATCCGAACCGACATCGACGCCGCCCTCGATCTCGCCGAGGAGAGCGTCCCGCTCACCGGGGCCGCCACCCTCGTCGGTCTCGCCGGGACGGTCACCACGGTCGCCGCGATCGCCCTGGGGCTCGACGCGTACGACTCCGAGGCGATCCACCACTCCCGGATCTCCCTCGACCAGGTCCAGGAGATCACCGGACGGCTCCTCGCCTCCACCCACGCCGAGCGTGCCGCGATCGGCGCGATGCATCCGGGACGGGTCGATGTGATCACCTCGGGAGCGCTGATCCTGCTCGCCGTGATGAAGCGGGCCGGGGCCCAGGAGATCGTCGTCAGCGAGCACGACATCCTCGACGGAATCGGCTGGTCGATCGCATAGGTCCGCTCGTGCGGGCGAGGCGTGCGGGGGCCTTCCGGCAGGGTGCGAGAACGGTGCTCATGCGCTCTCCGGCCTGCACTTTTGAGCCTTCGTGGGCCACCTGGGGGGTGCCTCGCGAGACACGTCACCACGAAGTTCGTGAACTTCTTCACAAGGAATTCGGCCCCGTGGGGGGCAGTTCTGGTCCGTATGGGTACCCAGGGCCGCTCGCGGGGTCGTTCCGTGTCGATACGGGACTGTTCCAGACGCGTTGCCGATGTGTGAATCGGAGTGGTGGTTCACCCGGCTCGGAGGCTCAAGGGCCAGCTCACAGGCGGTGAACAACGTTCGCCACTGCACCGTGGTTCCCCTGCGGTGCCATGACCTCGGTCACGCGGGCGGCGAAGTGTAGCAGAGGGTGGGCCATACCTTGTGAAGGGGCTCACGAGCATGCCCCCAGAGGGGGGTGGATACTCGATGGCATGAGCACCACGGAGCGTCCCAGGATCCTCGTAGTAGGCGGTGGGTACGTAGGCCTGTACGCAGCTCGGCGCATTCTGAAGAAGATGCGCTACGGCGAGGCGACCGTCACGGTCGTCGACCCCCGGTCGTACATGACCTACCAGCCCTTCCTCCCCGAAGCAGCCGCCGGCAGCATCTCGCCTCGGCATGTCGTCGTCCCGCTGCGACGCGTACTGCCGAAGGCCGAGGTTCTCACCGGCCGCGTCACGACCATCGATCAGGACCGCAAGGTCGCCACGGTCGCGCCGCTCGTCGGCGAGGCCTACGAGCTGCCCTTCGACTACCTGGTCATCGCGATGGGCGCGGTCTCCCGCACCTTCCCGATCCCCGGCCTCGCCGAACAGGGCATCGGTATGAAGGGCATCGAGGAGGCCATCGGCCTGCGCAACCACGTCCTCGAGCAGTTGGACAAGGCCGACTCGACGACCGACGAGGACGTCCGCCGCCGGGCGTTGACGTTCGTCTTCGTGGGCGGCGGGTTCGCCGGTGCGGAGACCATCGGCGAGGTCGAGGACATGGCCCGCGACGCGGCGAAGTACTACACGAGCGTGAAGCGCGAGGACATGCGCTTCATCCTCGTCGACGCCGCCGACAAGATCCTTCCCGAGGTCGGCCCGAAGCTGGGCACCTGGGGCCGGGAGCACCTGGAGTCCCGTGGCGTCGAGGTCTTCCTCTCGACCTCCATGGACTCCTGCGTCGACGGTCATGTCGTGCTGAAGAACGGCCTCGAGGTCGACTCCAACACGATCGTGTGGACGGCCGGCGTGAAGCCGAACCCGGCGCTGGCCCGCTTCGGTCTGCCGCTCGGTCCGCGCGGTCACGTGGACACCTCCGAGAAGCTCCAGGTGCAGGGCACCGACTACATCTGGGCCGCGGGCGACAACGCCCAGGTTCCGGACATGGTCGGCCGCAAGGCCGGCAACCCGAACGCCTGGTGCCCGCCGAACGCCCAGCACGCGCTGCGTCAGGCCAAGGTCCTCGGTGACAACGTCATCTCCGGGATGCGCGGCTTCCCGCAGAAGGAATACAGCCACGCCAACAAGGGTGCGGTCGCCGGTCTGGGGCTGCACAAGGGCGTTGCGATGATCGTCATGGGCAAGATGAAGATCAAGCTCAAGGGCCGTCTCGCCTGGTACATGCACCGTGGCTACCACGGCCTGGCGATGCCCACCTGGAACCGTAAGATCCGGATCTTCGCCGACTGGACCCTTGCGATGTTCCTCAAGCGCGAGGTCGTCTCGCTCGGCGCCATGGAGACGCCGCGCGAGGAGTTCTATGAGGCCGCCAAGCCGGCCCCGGCACCGGCCGCCGCCAAGGCCGAGGGCGAGAAGGCCAAGGCCTCCTAGTCCGCCCGCGGGTCCACTCGCCCGCGCAGTACGTGCACAACGCCCGAAGGGGCCGTCCGCCATCCGTGGTGCGGACGGCCCCTTCGGCGCGTCCGGCCGCCGCGTGGCGGGGCGCGGTGCGGTGCGGGGGGCCGATGGCGGCGCACCAGCCAATACATGTGCTGTACAGGTATTTTGCTGTTCCGTTGCGCCGTAGCGGGATGGTGCGCGCTCCGCAGACTGTTGACGGTGTAGTACCTCGTCGTGGCGCCGCGGGTGCTCGGCGTGGTTGCAGGCATGTTTGGACATGTTTGGGCACATTGGGAACACCATCACGGAGGTGTGCGCCATGGCAGACGCCGCATTGCGGCTGACCGCTCTCGCCGAGGAGTTGCTGGGAGAAAGGCTGTCGGTCCGTATCCGGGCCTGGGACGGCAGCGAATCCGGACCGCCCGGTGCCCCTGTCCTCGTCATCCACAGCCGCCGCGCGCTGCGCCGGCTGCTGTGGAAGCCGGGTGAACTGGGCCTGGCCCGCGCCTGGGTGGCGGGCGAACTCGACATCGAAGGCGATCTGTACGAGGCCCTGGATCTGATGGCCTCGCTGATCTGGGACCGGGGCGTGGAGGCCAAGGACAGCGTCCACCCGGTCCGCGACCCGAAGGTGCGGGCCTTCGCCAAAGGGCTGCTGCAGCTCGCCGGCCCCTGGCTCCCGCCGCCCCCGCCGCCCGAGGAGGTACGCCGCCGCGCCGGCACCCTCCACACCAAGCGCCGCGACAAGGAGGCCATCAGTCACCACTACGACGTGGGCAATGACTTCTACGAACTGGTCCTCGGCCCGTCCATGGTCTACTCCTGCGCCTACTGGGAGGACGACGGGAATCTTGAGGACGCCCAGCGAGACAAGCTCGACCTGGTCTGCCGCAAGCTCGCGCTGAAGGAGGGCGACCGCCTCCTCGACGTCGGCTGCGGCTGGGGCTCCATGGCCATCCACGCGGCCCGCGAGTACGGTGCCCGGGTCACCGGAGTGACCCTCTCCGTCGAACAGGCCGCCTACGCCAGGAAGCGCATCGCGGAAGAGGGCCTGACCGACCGGATCGAGATCCGGGTCCAGGACTACCGGGACGTCAGGGACGGGCCGTACGACGCCATCTCGTCCATCGGCATGGCGGAACACGTCGGCTCGGTCCGCTTCCGCGAATACGCCGACGACCTCTACGCACTGCTCAAGCCCGGCGGCCGGCTGCTCAACCACCAGATCGCCCGCCGCCCGGAGAACGACGAGTCCGCGTACCACGTGGACGAGTTCATCGACGCCTATGTCTTCCCGGACGGCGAACTGGCCCCGGTGGGACGGACCGTGGCCACCCTCGAGGAAGCCGGCTTCGAGGCACGTGACGTCGAGTCGATCCGCGAGCACTACGCACTGACCCTGCGCAGCTGGGTCGCCAACCTGGAGAAGAACTGGGACCGCGCGGTCCGGATGGCCTCGCCGGGACGGGCCAGGGTCTGGCGCCTCTATATGGCCGCCTCCGCCCTCTCCTTCGAACACAACAAGATCGGCGTCAACCAGATCCTCGTGGTGCGCCCGGCGGAGGGCGGGGCCGCCCGCATGCCGCTGCGGGCCCGCCACTGGACGGCGTCGGCGACCGGCTGACACCGGGACGGACCGAGGGCCGGTACCCGCAGCTCCGTGCTGCGGGTACCGGCCCTCGGGCGCGTCCGGCGAAATGCCGCCCGGTTCGCTACTCGGTCTTGATCGCCGTCAGCATGTTCAGCTTCGCGGCGCTGCGGGCCGGCCAGAGCGCGGCCAGCACACCCACGACCCCTGCCAGCACCAGGAAGACCGCGATCCGGTCCCACGGGATGACCAGCGCGTACTCCGGGATGTCCGACGCCAGGGTCTGCCCGATCGCCCAGCCGAGGAACATGCCGAGCACGACACCGACCACCGCGCCGAAGAGCGAGATGACCACGGCCTCCAGCCGGATCATGCGCTTCACCCTGCGCCGGTCCAGGCCGATCGCCCGCAGCATGCCGATCTCCTGCTGGCGCTCGAAGACCGACATCGCCAGGGTGTTGACGACCCCGAGCACCGCGATGATCAGGGCCATCGCCAACAGCCCGTACATGATGTTCATCGCGAGGTTGACCGAGCCGCCGAACATGTCACGGATGTCCTGGCGGTCCATGATGCTCATCCCCGGGTTGTCACCCAGAGCCTTCACCAGGGCCTGCTCGTTGGCGTCGGACGCGCCGCCGTCCATCTTCAGCCAGATCTCCCGGATGTCCGCCCGGCTCCCGTGCGCATCGGCGACGTTCTTCGGCATCAGGACCGGGGAGAGCATCTCGTTCCCCTTGAAGACCGCCCCGACCTTCAGTTCGCCCTTCTTGTCGTCGTCGAACGTCACCCGCAGGGTGTCGCCGGTCTTCCAGCCGTTCGACTTGGCCGTCTTCTCGTCGACGGCGATCTCGCCCTTGTCCAGCGCGTCGATCGAGCCGGAGACGGTCGGCAGCGCGAAGAGCCTCTGCACATCGCCGGGGGCGACGCCGGATGCGGCGTGGTAGTCCTCCTTGACCCGCAGCGAGGTGGCCTGCTGCGGCGAGATCGCCGAGACGCCGTCGGCCTTCTGCAGGGCGGTGAGCGCCGACTCGTCGAGCGGACCGCCGCTCGCCATCGTCACCATGTAGTCGGCCTTGATGTTGTCCGTGGTCATCCGGTCGACCGCCTGGCCGAGGGTGACGCCGAGGACCGAGATGCCGGTGACCAGGGTGAGGCCGATCGCCAGCGCGGAGGCGGTGGCACCGGTACGACGCGGGTTGCGGACCGCGTTCTGCGCGGCCAGCTTGCCGGAGACCCCGAACAGCCGCTTCAGCAGCGGGCGGACCAGTGCGATCACCGGCCGCGACAGCAGCGGGATCAGCACGATGACACCGATCAGCGTGAGGAAGGCACCCACGGCGATGACGGTCCGGCCGGTCGATCCGGACTTGGCCGCGCCCGCCACGATCGCCGCCCCGCCCAGCAGGGTGAGCACCGCGCCGATGGAGTTGCGCAGCACCAGGGACTTGACGGTGGCCGTCGCGTGGACGCTGCTCATCGCCGCGACCGGCGGGATCTTGGCGGCCCGGCGGGCGGGCAGCCAGGCGGCCAGCACGGTGATCAGGACACCGACGGCGAACGCGGCGATGACCGCGGTGGGTGAGATGATCAGCGGTCCGGCCGGGATCTTCCCGCCGAACAGGCCCATCGCGGAGCGCAGCCCGGTGGCGAGGCCGAGGCCGAGGGCGAAGCCGACGACCGAGGCGATCACGCCGACGACGGCCGCTTCGAGGAGCACCGAGCGCTTGACCTGGCGGCGGGAGGCGCCGACGGCGCGCATCAGTGCCAGCTCCTTGGTGCGCTGGGCCACCAGCATGGTGAAGGTGTTGGCGATCAGGAAGACACCGACGAACAGGGCGATGCCGGCGAAGGCGAGCAGCATCCCGTTGAGACCGCTCAGACCGTTCTCGATCTGCTTGGCCTGATCGTCCGCGAGCGCCTGGCCGGTCTTGGCCTCGGCGTCCTTGGGCAGCAGCGGCTTCACTCCGGTGAGCAGCTTCTCGGCGGAGACGCCGGGCGCGGCGGACACGTTGACGTCCCTGAACACGCCGGGCCTGAGGTAGAGCTTCTGGGCGACCTCGGTGTCGAAGAGGACCAGGCTGCCGCCCGCGTTGACCGCGCCGTCCTCGGTGGTGAAGACACCGGAGAGGGTGTACTCCTTCACCGGCCCGTTCGTGGCGACCCGGACCCGGTCACCGACGTGGTACTCGCCCCGCTTCGCGGTCTCCTTGTCGAGCGCGATCCGGTCGGCCGCGACCGGGCCCGTACCGTCGACGAAGGTGTACGCGGAGTCCTTGCCGTTCTTGCCGGGGGAGTAGTTCCCGCCGGTGTTCGACCAGCCGTTGCCGATCAGCTTGCCGTCGGGGTCGGCGACCCCGGCGAAGCCGGAGACCCGGCCGGTGGCGGTGTCGACGCCGTCCACGCCCTGGATCTTCTTCAGGGTGGCGGCGGTGATGCCGGGCGTCTTCTCGTTGCGCTGGTCGGCGTAGGTGGTGACGGCCACGGCGACATTGTCGTAGCTCTTCGCCGACTGGTTACGGAGGGCGTTGCCGATGGTGTCGGTGAAGACCAGAGTGCCGGAGACGAAGGCCACGCCGAGCATCACGGCGAGGACGGTCATCAGCAGCCTGGCCTTGTGCGCGAGCACATTGCGCAGGGCGGTACGGAACATGTCTGTCAGTCCTGGGATGGGGAGGGGTTCCGGAGGAGGGCGCGGGGCGGGGCGGGCGTCAGCTGGTGCGGCCCTTGGCGTCGAACGCCTTCATCCGGTCGAGGACCCCGTCCGCGGTGGGGTGCATCATCTGGTCGACGATCCGGCCGTCCGCGAGGAAGATGACCCGGTCCGCGTAGGAGGCGGCCGCCGGGTCGTGGGTCACCATCACCACGGTCTGCCCCAGCTCGCGCACCGAGTTGCGCAGGAAGCCGAGGACCTCGGCGCTGGAGCGGGAGTCCAGGTTTCCGGTCGGCTCGTCACCGAAGATGATCTCCGGCTGCGAGGCCAGGGCGCGGGCCACCGCGACGCGCTGCTGCTGGCCGCCGGAGAGTTCGGTCGGCCGGTGGGTCAGCCGGTCGGAGAGGCCCACCATGTCGATGACCTTGCGCACCCACTCGGCGTCGGGCTTGCGGCCCGCGATGTCCATGGGGAGCGTGATGTTCTCCTGGGCCGTCAGCGTGGGCAGCAGGTTGAACGCCTGGAAGATGAAGCCGATCTTGTCCCGGCGGAGCTGGGTGAGCTGCTTGTCCTTGAGGGAGCCCAGCTCCGTCTCGCCGATCCGTACCGAACCGCTGCTGAAGCTGTCGAGGCCGGCCACGCAGTGCATCAGCGTGGACTTGCCGGAGCCGGACGGGCCCATGATCGCGGTGAACTCGCCCCGCGGGAAGTCCACGGAGACCCGGTCCAGGGCCGTGACCCTGGTCTCGCCCTCTCCGTAGACCTTCGACAGATCCGTGGCGCGGGCAGCCACCGTGGTGACGCGGTGTGCGGTGGAAGTGGTGGTCACGGGAATCTCCTGTTTCGGGGCTCCGGCCGAGGGCTTCGTCCGGGGTTGCGATCGGTTGCCTTTGGAACCCCTCCATCGTCACCGCCGTATCGCCGCAGGTCGTCAGACCCCGTGCCCGTTCCAGGGGCCGTCTTGAGTCGCACCAGGGGACCCCCGCGTCCTCCTCCGGTATGACACCGACCCTGAGGGCATCGGCACGGCCCCCGTTGCCCGGCCGGGGGGCGCGCCCATGGCGATCACTGGCGCGCACCTGGCGAATGCGCCGTCCGGGTGCGGCGACTTTACGTCAATCCGGATTACCGGTCGCCGCGCCCGCTACCCCGCCCAGGCATGTGGCGATGCCCCTTCGCGAGTGCTGACGGCCCCTCAAACGGTCAATAAAATAAGACAACATCGCGCCACTGATCCGCTGATCAGGGGAAGCCCCCGGATAGGGTCATGTGCCAACGCGGAGCCGCGCGCCAGGCCCGGATGGTGGAATGCAGACACGGCGAGCTTAAACCTCGCTGCCCCTCGGGGGCGTACCGGTTCGAGTCCGGTTCCGGGCACCACTTCGCGCATGAGGTCGAGCGGGCGGGAAAGCGTGACGGTCGTGTGCCGGATGAGGTTCTCGAGGTCCCGTCCGGGCAGGCGTTTGAAGCCGACCTCTTCGTGCAGCCGCTCCGGGACCGGGCACCCGCACCCGGCCGGTCCGCAGCTCCGGGCAGGCCGTGTGCCTCCGGCTCCGGTGGCGATCTTGCAGGGCGGTTCGTTCGGTCGCCCGGACCTTCCTGTCCGGGGTCCTCGCCGGCCGCCGGCTTCCATAAAGATCCTCCCCAAGCACGAGCCTGATTCTTTTGCCTACCCATTACTCTTGTGGGAAGGCCACGCAGGGTGGCCATGGAGGAGTGAGATGAGGAGCAGCAACCCGGTCTTCTCGCGACGGGGCTTCAGCCGCGACAACGGATACGCGGGCTTCAACGCGGCGCCGCAGGCCGGGGCCCCCGCAGCGGGTGCCAACCCGTACGCGCAGGGCACCGCCGCCAACCCGTACGCCACCAACCCCTACGCCCAGCAGGACACCCAGTACGGCGTCCCGCAGGCACCGGCGCGTTCCGGTGCGATGACGATCGACGATGTCGTCACACGCACGGCGCTCACGCTCGGCACCGTGGTGCTCGGCGCCGCGCTCGCCTGGGCCCTGCTGCCGGTCGACGAGGCCAACCTCGGCAAGTCCTACGGCATCGCGATCGGCGCCGCCCTGGTGGCGTTCGTCCTGTCGCTCGTCCAGTCCTTCAAGCGCAAGCCGGTCCCGGCGCTGATCGTCTCCTACGCGGCCTTCGAGGGTGTCTTCCTCGGGGTGATCTCCAGCGCGGTCAGCACGTACATCGGGCCGGGCGTCGTGATGCAGGCGGTGATGGGCACCATGTGTGTCTTCGCCGGTGTGCTTCTCGCGTACAAGATGCGCTGGATCCGCGTCACCCGCCGCTTCTACGGCTTCGTGATGGCCGCCGCCATGGGCTTCATGCTCCTGATGGTGGTCAACCTGCTGTTCGCCGTCTTCGGCGGCGGTGACGGCCTGGGCTTCCGCAGCGGCGGCCTCGGCATCCTCTTCGGAGTCATCGGGATCGTCCTCGGTGCGTGCTTCCTGGCCCTGGACTTCAAGCAGGTCGAGGACGGCATCGCGTTCGGCGCCCCGCGCGAGGAGTCCTGGCTGGCGGCCTTCGGCCTCACCATGACCCTGGTGTGGATCTACCTGGAGATGCTGCGTCTGCTCTCCATCCTCAGCGGCGACGACTGACGCACCGCCCCGCAACGGGAACGGAACGGCCCGCAGGCACTTGTGCCTGCGGGCCGTTCCCCTTTCTCGCGTGTGCCTAGAGCAGCTTGCGCGCGGCCCTTCTGAGGTCGTACTCGTGGATGAGGGCCTTCGCGTGTCCGTAGGCGAGGTCGTGTTCGCTCCGCAGCCAGCTGACCTTCTCCTCGAAGCGGAGAGCGGGGCCTTCCTCTACGGTGCGGAGCCAGTCGGAGACTTCACGACCGGTGCAGCGGGGGATTCGGGAGAGCAGATTGCGATGGGTCTTTTCGGAGAAGACTTGGGACATCGGCGCCTCCGACGCATTGCGCGTTGCTGG
This region includes:
- a CDS encoding Bax inhibitor-1/YccA family protein; amino-acid sequence: MRSSNPVFSRRGFSRDNGYAGFNAAPQAGAPAAGANPYAQGTAANPYATNPYAQQDTQYGVPQAPARSGAMTIDDVVTRTALTLGTVVLGAALAWALLPVDEANLGKSYGIAIGAALVAFVLSLVQSFKRKPVPALIVSYAAFEGVFLGVISSAVSTYIGPGVVMQAVMGTMCVFAGVLLAYKMRWIRVTRRFYGFVMAAAMGFMLLMVVNLLFAVFGGGDGLGFRSGGLGILFGVIGIVLGACFLALDFKQVEDGIAFGAPREESWLAAFGLTMTLVWIYLEMLRLLSILSGDD
- a CDS encoding DUF4287 domain-containing protein, whose product is MSQVFSEKTHRNLLSRIPRCTGREVSDWLRTVEEGPALRFEEKVSWLRSEHDLAYGHAKALIHEYDLRRAARKLL